The following are encoded in a window of Impatiens glandulifera chromosome 5, dImpGla2.1, whole genome shotgun sequence genomic DNA:
- the LOC124939663 gene encoding BON1-associated protein 2-like, whose product MGSRALEITIISGEGLRLSRSKRVEKNAFVTVSADQTQILASTRMDVDGGSYPTWNDKIFVDIPIQSRFLIVEVQCKSKYNGDRVVGGVRIPVKDFVGGFTPTNYLNFLSYRLRDRKGEKNGIINISIKVNSTKGDHVDGFNYSQPWLTASYNNQIAATTIVGNKDSNNGIVTGFPVW is encoded by the coding sequence ATGGGTTCACGGGCATTGGAAATTACAATAATATCGGGGGAAGGGCTACGGCTTAGTCGAAGCAAGAGGGTAGAAAAGAATGCATTTGTAACCGTCAGCGCAGACCAAACACAAATTTTGGCATCGACTAGAATGGACGTTGATGGCGGTAGTTATCCAACATGGAACGATAAAATATTTGTGGACATCCCAATTCAATCGAGGTTCCTGATAGTTGAGGTTCAATGTAAGAGTAAATACAACGGAGACCGTGTTGTGGGAGGAGTTAGGATTCCTGTTAAGGATTTTGTCGGAGGATTCACGCCgacaaattatttgaattttttgagTTATAGACTTAGAGATCGGAAAGGAGAGAAAAATGGAAtcattaatatttcaattaagGTTAACTCGACTAAGGGTGATCATGTCGACGGATTTAATTACTCGCAACCGTGGTTAACAGCTTCTTATAACAACCAAATTGCGGCTACAACAATAGTGGGAAATAAGGATTCCAATAATGGAATTGTCACGGGCTTTCCTGTTTGgtga